The following are from one region of the Nitrospirota bacterium genome:
- a CDS encoding methyltransferase domain-containing protein, translating into MSNIAERVREIRKIWGGFQSARVLLTANNYRVFDYLIKPQSAKNISSKLKADLRAAEILLDALTGMGLLKKHTGRYKNSSLTAQFLVAGRPYYQGDIIKHADTLWQNWSGLDHVLKTGEPYHKAHNHEAFIFGMHNLAVLKAENIIDRVGLKGVKTALDLGGGPGTYAMEMAKRGVKVTLFDRPETVKIAKKVINNPSLILSLNKGRTGGVKFIQGDFIHDDIGKGYDLIFISQILHSMSETDNISVLKKCKKALNADGRIVIQEFNISNDRTQPQPSALFSINMLVNTEGGRCYSSDELKHWLGKIGFKKIKKQIVEDCVIVSANDF; encoded by the coding sequence ATGTCAAACATCGCTGAACGGGTAAGAGAAATAAGAAAGATATGGGGTGGGTTTCAGTCTGCAAGGGTGCTTCTTACTGCCAATAATTACAGGGTGTTTGACTATCTCATAAAACCTCAATCAGCAAAAAACATCTCAAGTAAGCTTAAGGCAGATTTAAGGGCGGCAGAGATTTTGCTTGACGCGCTTACGGGCATGGGTCTTCTTAAAAAACACACCGGCAGATATAAAAATTCAAGCCTCACAGCGCAATTTCTCGTCGCGGGCAGACCGTATTATCAAGGTGACATTATCAAGCATGCAGATACCCTGTGGCAGAACTGGTCAGGGCTGGATCATGTTTTAAAGACAGGGGAACCTTATCACAAGGCACACAACCACGAGGCATTTATATTTGGAATGCACAATCTTGCCGTTTTAAAGGCAGAGAATATTATTGATAGGGTTGGATTGAAGGGGGTCAAGACTGCATTAGACCTCGGCGGCGGGCCCGGCACATATGCGATGGAAATGGCAAAAAGGGGTGTGAAGGTAACGCTTTTTGACAGGCCGGAGACTGTAAAGATTGCAAAAAAGGTTATCAATAACCCATCCTTAATCCTCTCCTTAAATAAGGGGAGGACAGGTGGGGTTAAATTTATTCAGGGTGATTTTATTCATGACGATATCGGCAAGGGTTATGATTTAATCTTTATCAGCCAGATACTGCATTCAATGTCTGAAACTGACAATATCTCCGTGCTTAAGAAATGCAAAAAGGCATTAAACGCAGACGGAAGGATAGTCATTCAGGAATTTAATATCTCAAATGACAGGACACAGCCCCAGCCAAGTGCATTGTTCTCAATTAACATGCTCGTAAATACTGAAGGCGGACGGTGCTATTCATCTGATGAATTAAAACATTGGCTGGGGAAAATAGGATTTAAGAAAATAAAAAAGCAGATTGTTGAGGATTGTGTGATAGTTAGTGCGAATGATTTTTAG
- a CDS encoding DEAD/DEAH box helicase, protein MGSLKLNIMLNNFFTSGGILSKTLQTYEPRHEQQVMADAIDNALRAEKHLIVEAGTGVGKSLAYLVPLIKWIFDEEKKAAVSTYTKALQRQLVEKELPFLKEHVFKDLRFALCFGSENYLCVRRLKQSKKFGLFDMPDMQDIDTLLKWANTTETGLRSEIDIKAGLWYKVCRESDLCHGNICKHFRKCFYQKAKAVERQAHILVTNHHLFFAHAVSGYNVLPPFSAVVFDEAHELEDVASDYLGAELSNYSLTRLFDSILSRHGKGLLMRLKWLPENDFSNCNAVLNTVRLQANIFFDELSGKLEKSGVMRIYQKGFISDTISEPLSALVNELNNIYTASGDENEKIEILAVLNRCKGVLVSLEAVIMQTLEEHVYWAERDEKRLKISATPIKPAGLLKEIFDNMDTAVFTSATLAANGNFNYIKERLGLLDADALLLKSPFNYKEQSLLYIPSDLSAPGTKDFEEQLIAKIKEILEITKGRTLVLFTSYNTLEKAYAEINIEGLRILRQGETDSYRLIERFKQDNNSALFGTNTFWQGIDVPGDDLQCVIIAKLPFAVPDEPVTEARIEAIEKEGRQAFLEYQVPQAIILLKQGFGRLIRTKTDKGIVAILDSRLRTKGYGMQFLKSLPECRVTADLNQLRDFLAVNDIIGAGAT, encoded by the coding sequence ATGGGGAGCTTAAAGTTAAACATCATGCTGAATAATTTTTTTACGTCCGGCGGTATCCTCTCAAAAACCCTCCAGACCTATGAGCCGAGGCATGAACAGCAGGTAATGGCGGATGCGATTGACAATGCGCTCAGGGCTGAAAAACATTTGATTGTTGAGGCGGGCACAGGCGTCGGCAAGAGCCTTGCGTATCTGGTGCCGCTTATCAAATGGATATTTGATGAGGAAAAAAAGGCTGCCGTTTCCACCTACACAAAAGCGCTTCAGAGACAGCTTGTGGAAAAAGAACTGCCGTTTCTAAAAGAGCATGTTTTTAAAGACCTGCGCTTTGCGCTTTGTTTCGGGAGCGAAAATTATCTGTGCGTAAGACGGCTTAAGCAGTCAAAGAAATTCGGACTTTTTGATATGCCTGATATGCAGGATATAGACACCCTGCTTAAGTGGGCAAACACAACTGAGACAGGCCTGAGGTCTGAGATTGATATAAAGGCAGGTCTCTGGTATAAAGTCTGCAGGGAGAGCGACCTGTGTCATGGAAATATCTGCAAGCATTTCAGAAAATGCTTTTATCAAAAGGCAAAGGCTGTTGAAAGACAGGCGCATATCCTTGTCACCAACCATCACCTGTTTTTTGCCCATGCAGTTTCAGGATATAATGTTTTGCCTCCTTTCAGCGCCGTTGTCTTTGATGAGGCGCACGAGCTTGAAGACGTTGCATCGGATTATCTTGGGGCAGAGCTGTCAAATTATTCGCTGACCCGCCTGTTTGATTCCATATTAAGCCGGCACGGCAAGGGATTGCTCATGAGGCTGAAATGGCTTCCTGAGAATGACTTTTCAAACTGCAATGCAGTCCTAAACACGGTGCGTTTGCAGGCAAACATCTTTTTTGATGAGCTTTCAGGAAAACTGGAGAAATCCGGCGTCATGAGGATTTATCAAAAAGGTTTTATTTCAGACACAATTTCAGAACCGCTGTCAGCTCTTGTAAATGAATTGAATAATATCTATACCGCATCGGGTGATGAGAATGAAAAAATAGAAATACTGGCAGTTTTAAACAGATGTAAGGGCGTTTTAGTTTCTTTAGAGGCGGTAATTATGCAGACTCTTGAAGAGCATGTCTACTGGGCTGAGAGGGATGAGAAGAGATTGAAGATTTCCGCAACGCCGATAAAGCCCGCCGGATTGCTGAAAGAGATATTTGATAATATGGACACTGCTGTTTTTACTTCGGCAACACTTGCCGCCAACGGTAATTTTAACTACATAAAAGAACGGCTCGGGCTTCTGGACGCCGATGCGCTCCTCCTTAAATCGCCGTTTAACTACAAGGAGCAGTCGCTTTTGTATATTCCATCAGACCTTTCAGCGCCCGGGACAAAGGACTTTGAAGAGCAGTTGATTGCAAAGATAAAAGAGATACTTGAAATAACAAAGGGCAGGACGCTGGTGCTTTTCACAAGTTACAATACGCTTGAAAAGGCATATGCTGAAATCAATATTGAGGGGTTAAGAATTCTACGGCAAGGCGAGACAGACAGCTACAGGCTGATTGAGAGATTTAAGCAGGATAATAATTCCGCCCTTTTCGGCACTAATACATTCTGGCAGGGGATCGATGTGCCGGGTGATGATTTGCAGTGCGTTATAATAGCCAAACTGCCGTTTGCTGTGCCTGACGAGCCTGTCACTGAGGCAAGAATAGAGGCAATTGAAAAAGAAGGCAGACAGGCTTTTTTAGAGTATCAGGTGCCGCAGGCGATAATCCTCCTGAAGCAGGGCTTTGGCAGGCTGATAAGGACCAAGACTGACAAAGGCATAGTTGCAATCCTTGATTCAAGGCTGAGGACCAAGGGTTACGGAATGCAGTTTTTAAAATCCCTTCCTGAATGCAGGGTAACTGCCGATTTAAATCAGCTAAGGGATTTTTTAGCCGTGAATGATATAATCGGAGCAGGGGCAACATGA
- a CDS encoding Fic family protein yields MKRENTGHYVTISTTGEPVKAYVPTPLPPEPSLHISAALRSELDSALLALGRLDSVSSYLPDANLLIYMYIRKEAVLSSQIEGTQSSLSDLLLFEMDAVPGVPIDDVKEVSNYVAALTYGLDQVRSGFPLSNRLIREMHEILLRGGRGGHKNPGEFRRSQNWIGGARPGNAVFVPPPPNEVQNCMGELELFLNNERGIVSALEKAALSHIQFETIHPFLDGNGRLGRLLITLILCVEKILTEPLLYLSLYFKSHRNKYYKLLQKVRIDGDWESWFEFFIKAVRRTAEQATDTARKLTSLADENRKLIQDMGRVAGSALMVHQSLMVRPLTDSARLCTAAGLAPNTVNKVLKALIKAGIVEEVTGKNRNRIYVYRKYLDVMNEGIEPL; encoded by the coding sequence ATGAAAAGGGAAAATACAGGTCACTATGTAACAATCAGTACAACAGGTGAACCGGTAAAGGCATATGTTCCAACCCCCTTGCCGCCTGAACCGTCTTTGCATATTTCAGCCGCGCTTCGCAGTGAACTTGACAGCGCCTTGTTAGCGCTTGGCAGGCTTGACAGTGTTTCATCCTATCTGCCTGATGCTAATTTGTTGATATACATGTATATCAGAAAAGAAGCGGTGCTGTCATCACAGATAGAAGGCACGCAGTCTTCCCTTTCGGACCTGCTGCTTTTTGAGATGGATGCAGTTCCGGGAGTGCCTATTGACGATGTGAAAGAAGTGTCTAATTATGTTGCGGCATTGACCTACGGGCTGGATCAAGTACGCTCCGGGTTTCCGCTTTCAAACCGTTTGATAAGAGAGATGCACGAAATACTTCTTAGAGGAGGAAGGGGTGGTCATAAAAATCCCGGCGAGTTTCGCAGAAGCCAGAATTGGATCGGCGGCGCCCGTCCGGGCAACGCGGTCTTTGTGCCTCCTCCGCCCAATGAAGTTCAAAACTGCATGGGAGAGCTGGAATTGTTTTTAAATAATGAGCGCGGCATAGTAAGCGCTCTTGAAAAAGCCGCCCTTTCGCATATCCAGTTTGAAACTATCCACCCTTTTCTTGACGGAAACGGCAGGCTTGGGAGGTTGTTAATTACGCTTATACTCTGCGTGGAAAAGATACTGACTGAGCCGCTTCTTTACCTGAGCCTGTATTTCAAAAGTCACAGGAATAAATACTATAAACTTCTGCAAAAAGTCAGAATAGACGGAGATTGGGAAAGCTGGTTTGAGTTTTTTATAAAAGCGGTGAGGCGTACTGCTGAGCAGGCAACAGACACGGCAAGAAAATTGACAAGCCTTGCGGATGAAAACAGAAAGCTCATACAAGACATGGGCCGCGTTGCAGGCTCGGCGCTGATGGTGCATCAAAGCCTGATGGTGCGCCCGCTGACGGATTCAGCCCGCTTATGCACAGCCGCCGGGTTGGCGCCTAATACCGTAAACAAGGTCCTTAAAGCGCTGATTAAGGCAGGGATTGTAGAAGAAGTCACCGGCAAAAACAGAAACAGGATATATGTGTACCGCAAGTATCTTGATGTTATGAACGAAGGGATAGAGCCGCTGTAA
- a CDS encoding deoxyguanosinetriphosphate triphosphohydrolase produces MTIREQTEAIEKQILHPKACLSSQSKGRQKPEKEGEIRTCFQRDRDRIIHSKAFRRLKHKTQVFLAPKGDHYRTRLTHTLEVSQIARTIAKALRLNEDLTEAIALGHDLGHTPFGHAGEEILREIYPGGFKHYEQSLRVVDILERKGQGLNLTHEVRNGILKHSKGKGEIFSAHGGSETLEGQIVRVSDVIAYVNHDLDDALRAGVLKKSDIPAEFFKIGSDQPKRIDTLVKDVIYTSIAAGIKEIKMSREIKTTAYALRDFLYENIYEGETTKGEFRKAKKILLDLYNYYLEHTDEVFNEIPKEVIGDKERIVCDFIAGMTDRFALMTYEKLFLPQPWMVL; encoded by the coding sequence ATGACTATACGCGAGCAGACAGAGGCGATAGAAAAGCAGATACTTCATCCTAAGGCGTGCCTGAGTTCTCAAAGCAAAGGCAGGCAGAAGCCTGAGAAGGAAGGCGAGATACGGACGTGCTTTCAGCGCGACAGGGACCGGATTATCCACTCAAAGGCCTTCAGGAGACTAAAGCATAAAACTCAGGTGTTTCTTGCGCCCAAGGGCGACCATTACAGAACGCGTCTGACGCACACGCTGGAGGTCTCGCAGATTGCGCGCACCATTGCAAAGGCGCTCAGGCTTAATGAGGATTTGACAGAGGCGATTGCGCTCGGGCATGACCTTGGGCACACGCCTTTTGGACATGCAGGCGAGGAAATACTGCGCGAGATATATCCCGGAGGATTTAAGCATTATGAGCAGAGCCTCAGGGTTGTGGATATTCTTGAGAGAAAAGGGCAGGGGCTTAATCTTACGCATGAAGTCAGAAACGGGATTTTGAAGCATTCAAAGGGCAAAGGCGAGATATTTTCAGCGCACGGAGGCTCAGAGACGCTTGAAGGGCAAATTGTCAGGGTATCGGATGTGATTGCCTATGTCAATCATGACCTTGATGACGCCTTGCGCGCGGGCGTGCTTAAAAAAAGCGATATTCCGGCGGAATTTTTCAAGATAGGAAGTGACCAGCCTAAAAGGATTGATACGCTGGTCAAGGATGTTATATATACCTCTATTGCCGCAGGCATAAAAGAGATAAAGATGAGCAGAGAGATAAAAACCACGGCTTATGCGCTCAGGGATTTTCTCTATGAAAATATCTATGAGGGCGAGACGACAAAGGGCGAGTTTAGAAAGGCAAAGAAGATTCTGCTGGACCTTTATAATTATTATCTTGAGCATACGGATGAGGTGTTTAATGAAATTCCCAAAGAAGTAATCGGCGACAAAGAGCGCATCGTTTGTGATTTTATCGCAGGAATGACTGACAGATTTGCCCTCATGACATATGAAAAACTTTTCCTGCCCCAGCCGTGGATGGTTTTGTGA